A genomic segment from Blastococcus sp. PRF04-17 encodes:
- a CDS encoding alpha/beta hydrolase family protein, with product MRELTLSIPGVPPLAGTLALPDRDRPVPAVVIASGSGPLDRDSNHRRARFDISRQLAAALADGGIASLRYDKRGVGESPGDWRTAGLYDNVDDLARAREALAARTEVDADRILLAGHSEEAILAAASARGVPATGLVLLSMSATPGEQLLRWQARRIAPTLPAVVRGILRLFRVDLERKVAANHERIKATTTDVARIGGVRHNARWLREFLAHDPRDDLRRVAVPVLALTGAKDLQVDPDDLGVIADSVPGGAVTHRPADVTHTLRRQPGAPSLKAYRRELREPVNPEVLRTVVTWCREVTGLAG from the coding sequence GTGCGCGAGCTGACGCTGTCGATCCCCGGCGTCCCGCCACTCGCCGGCACCCTCGCCCTCCCGGACCGCGACCGTCCCGTCCCGGCCGTGGTGATCGCGTCCGGCTCGGGCCCGCTGGATCGCGACTCCAACCACCGCCGGGCCCGGTTCGACATCTCCCGGCAGCTCGCCGCGGCGCTGGCCGACGGCGGGATCGCGTCGCTGCGCTACGACAAGCGTGGCGTCGGGGAGAGCCCGGGCGACTGGCGGACGGCGGGTCTGTACGACAACGTGGACGACCTGGCTCGCGCGCGCGAGGCGCTCGCCGCCCGGACCGAGGTCGACGCGGACCGCATCCTCCTCGCCGGTCACAGCGAGGAGGCGATCCTGGCGGCGGCGTCCGCTCGCGGCGTGCCGGCCACCGGGCTGGTGCTGCTCTCCATGAGCGCCACCCCCGGCGAGCAGCTGCTGCGCTGGCAGGCGCGGCGGATCGCACCGACCCTGCCGGCCGTCGTCCGCGGGATCCTGCGGCTGTTCCGCGTGGACCTGGAGCGGAAGGTGGCCGCGAACCACGAGCGGATCAAGGCCACGACGACCGACGTCGCGCGGATCGGCGGCGTCCGCCACAACGCGCGGTGGCTCCGGGAGTTCCTGGCGCACGACCCCCGGGACGATCTCCGCCGGGTTGCCGTGCCCGTGCTGGCCCTCACCGGCGCCAAGGACCTCCAGGTGGACCCGGACGACCTCGGCGTCATCGCGGACTCCGTCCCCGGCGGTGCGGTGACCCACCGGCCGGCCGACGTGACGCACACGTTGCGACGCCAGCCGGGTGCGCCGTCGCTCAAGGCCTACCGCAGGGAACTGCGCGAACCGGTGAACCCGGAGGTCCTGCGCACCGTG
- a CDS encoding helix-turn-helix domain-containing protein: MATADLLLHPVRLRVVQAFLGDRTLTTADLRSELSDVPVASLYRHVGVLADAGVLTVVGERKVRGAAERSYRLVLEAASVTGDEARTMSVEDHRRAFTAFVAMLLADFDRYLSRSAPDGPDLRADRVGYRQAAVWVTDEEADALVADLAAALRARMTNQPGSGRRRRLVSTVLLPADADPAEGLSP, from the coding sequence ATGGCGACCGCCGACCTGCTGCTGCACCCGGTCCGCCTGCGCGTCGTGCAGGCCTTCCTCGGCGATCGGACGCTCACCACCGCCGACCTCCGGAGCGAACTGTCCGACGTCCCGGTGGCCTCCCTGTACCGCCATGTGGGCGTGCTGGCCGACGCCGGCGTGCTCACCGTGGTGGGGGAGCGGAAGGTCCGGGGGGCCGCCGAGCGCAGTTACCGGCTGGTCCTCGAGGCGGCGTCGGTGACCGGGGACGAGGCGCGGACCATGTCGGTCGAGGACCACCGCCGGGCGTTCACCGCCTTCGTCGCCATGCTGCTGGCTGACTTCGACCGGTACCTGAGCCGGTCGGCGCCGGATGGCCCCGACCTGCGGGCCGACCGGGTCGGCTACCGGCAGGCGGCGGTGTGGGTCACCGACGAGGAGGCCGACGCGCTCGTGGCCGATCTCGCCGCGGCGCTCCGCGCCCGCATGACGAACCAGCCGGGGAGCGGGCGGCGGCGGCGGCTGGTGAGCACGGTCCTCCTGCCGGCGGACGCCGACCCGGCGGAGGGCCTCAGCCCCTGA
- a CDS encoding DEAD/DEAH box helicase yields MTSQNHVPSTTPGGGDRPRRRRGGRGRGGRPTTGAPQAEARRDAVPAPVVVPTGTDATVLPTETTFAALGVPAPMVEVLSASGIDRPFPIQVATLPDSLAGKDVLGRGRTGSGKTLAFGIPLVARLAASDSKRQPRRPRALVLVPTRELANQVYAVVDPLARALGMSATTIFGGVGQNPQVQALARGVDVVIACPGRLEDLIGQGHADLGAVEITVLDEADHMADLGFLPGVKRLMDRTPEVGQRLLFSATLDNGVDVLVKRYLTTPTTHSVDPAVAPVSTMTHHVLQVQNADKAEVVRQLASGLGRSVLFTRTKHQAKKLAKQLTAAGIPAVDLHGNLSQNARERNLEAFSSGASRVLCATDIAARGIHVDDVALVVHVDPPAEHKAYLHRSGRTARAGAEGVVVTVSTPDQAGEVRTLARQAGIAPTVSAVRPGAPQIVELTGPPAPYVEPAPAPEPQPQGSGSGRRRRGGSGGGASSGAPSSGSRSGSGRASGPARTRAELAARAGTTSAASFSARSRRGR; encoded by the coding sequence ATGACTTCGCAGAACCACGTCCCGTCCACCACTCCGGGCGGCGGCGACCGTCCCCGCCGTCGCCGCGGGGGACGCGGCCGCGGCGGACGCCCCACCACCGGGGCCCCTCAGGCCGAGGCCCGCCGCGACGCCGTTCCGGCGCCGGTCGTGGTCCCCACCGGCACCGACGCCACCGTGCTCCCGACCGAGACGACCTTCGCCGCGCTCGGCGTGCCGGCGCCCATGGTCGAGGTGCTGTCCGCCAGCGGTATCGACCGGCCGTTCCCCATCCAGGTCGCCACGCTGCCCGACAGCTTGGCCGGCAAGGACGTGCTCGGCCGCGGCCGCACCGGCTCGGGCAAGACGCTGGCCTTCGGCATCCCGCTCGTCGCCCGCCTGGCCGCCTCCGACTCGAAGCGGCAGCCGCGCAGGCCGCGCGCCCTCGTGCTGGTGCCGACCCGCGAACTGGCCAACCAGGTGTACGCCGTCGTCGACCCGCTGGCGCGTGCCCTGGGCATGTCGGCGACCACCATCTTCGGCGGCGTCGGCCAGAACCCCCAGGTCCAGGCCCTGGCCAGGGGCGTGGACGTCGTCATCGCCTGCCCCGGCCGGCTCGAGGACCTCATCGGCCAGGGCCACGCGGACCTCGGCGCCGTCGAGATCACCGTGCTCGACGAGGCCGACCACATGGCGGACCTGGGGTTCCTCCCCGGCGTCAAGCGCCTGATGGACCGGACGCCGGAGGTCGGCCAGCGGCTGCTGTTCTCGGCCACGCTGGACAACGGCGTCGACGTCCTCGTCAAGCGCTACCTGACCACTCCCACCACGCACTCGGTCGACCCGGCCGTGGCTCCCGTCAGCACCATGACCCACCACGTGCTGCAGGTGCAGAACGCCGACAAGGCGGAGGTCGTCCGCCAGCTGGCCTCCGGGCTCGGCCGCAGCGTGCTGTTCACCCGGACCAAGCACCAGGCCAAGAAGCTGGCCAAGCAGCTCACCGCGGCCGGCATCCCGGCGGTCGACCTGCACGGCAACCTGAGCCAGAACGCCCGCGAGCGCAACCTCGAGGCGTTCAGCAGCGGCGCCAGCCGGGTGCTCTGCGCGACCGACATCGCCGCCCGCGGCATCCACGTGGACGACGTCGCGCTGGTGGTGCACGTGGACCCGCCCGCCGAGCACAAGGCCTACCTGCACCGCTCGGGCCGGACCGCCCGCGCCGGCGCCGAGGGCGTCGTCGTCACCGTCTCCACGCCCGACCAGGCCGGCGAGGTGCGGACCCTGGCGCGCCAGGCCGGCATCGCTCCGACCGTCAGTGCCGTCCGGCCCGGTGCGCCGCAGATCGTCGAGCTGACCGGCCCCCCGGCCCCCTACGTCGAGCCGGCCCCGGCTCCCGAGCCCCAGCCGCAGGGGTCGGGCTCCGGCCGGCGCCGTCGCGGCGGGTCCGGGGGCGGCGCGTCGTCGGGCGCCCCGTCCTCCGGGAGCCGCTCCGGCTCCGGCCGGGCGAGCGGTCCCGCGCGCACGCGCGCCGAGCTCGCCGCCCGCGCCGGGACCACGTCCGCCGCCTCCTTCAGCGCCCGCTCCCGCCGGGGCCGCTGA